In Silene latifolia isolate original U9 population chromosome 3, ASM4854445v1, whole genome shotgun sequence, a single window of DNA contains:
- the LOC141648694 gene encoding replication protein A 70 kDa DNA-binding subunit D-like — MRPLRKHIRELSRTTGPYTIKARVIDITNVRSATPGSPLEYQEITFQDDEGTIMKTYLFNESLEAFEDIMQEGNEYDIVNARVEPIRTDSSGSSGNQIYEIDFNIDTIIQRVPELEVPNMPNYVLIGTIPRIVSLDVRYDVLGVLIYVDRRCNNINYNCRTSDACEVVIVDYSHQQVMMITAWTDLAIQECAALHSVAATFPVVGFTALMPSYQKGFSLITTHASFIILNPQVEKADSLKTWAKENEHMLNVKRQQIFECRHPTLTRKITTIENLLQKNAYNTLQEESHWLHVKLNNFSKYDVHLYLGCSFCGTSSSQPKGSVYTCASCLTANVISIPRMRTTFEAADASGKYTLTAATTNSEKLVQMEASNLYDMTVQERGNYLEYIEDKILKTHLYVQVIPTTALSRTQKLEWVLQQCVIEFHADNGRPKGRLLFGQNSIMLVVMNVKGLFCNGDIDETIQCRRAVTRTLIQ; from the exons ATGAGACCTTTGAGGAAACACATTAGGGAACTCTCGCGCACAACCGGTCCGTACACTATTAAAGCACGGGTCATTGATATAACAAATGTGCGTTCAGCAACACCTGGAAGCCCCTTAGAGTACCAAGAAATCACCTTCCAAGATGACGAG GGTACTATTATGAAGACCTACCTCTTCAATGAATCCTTAGAAGCATTTGAGGATATTATGCAAGAAGGCAACGAATACGACATTGTTAACGCTAGGGTCGAACCAATACGTACAGACAGTTCAGGAAGTTCGGGAAATCAAATTTATGAAATTGATTTCAACATCGACACGATTATCCAACGTGTGCCCGAACTAGAAGTTCCTAATATGCCTAATTACGTGTTAATTGGAACTATCCCTAGGATAGTATCACTCGATGTTCGCTACG ATGTCTTAGGAGTTCTTATATATGTGGACCGACGTTGCAACAATATTAACTACAACTGTAGAACCTCAGATGCTTGTGAGGttgtaattgttgattacag TCATCAGCAGGTGATGATGATAACAGCTTGGACAGACTTAGCCATACAAGAATGTGCAGCATTACACTCTGTTGCAGCAACCTTTCCAGTAGTTGGCTTTACAGCTCTGATGCCCTCATACCAGAAAG GCTTCTCACTCATAACAACGCATGCCTCGTTCATTATCTTAAATCCACAAGTAGAAAAAGCCGACTCACTTAAGACATG GGCTAAGGAAAACGAACACATGCTTAATGTAAAGAGACAACAGATCTTCGAGTGCCGCCATCCAACGCTCACACGCAAGATAACAACAATTGAAAATCTTCTCCAAAAGAAT GCTTACAACACTTTACAAGAGGAATCCCACTGGTTGCACGTTAAGCTGAACAATTTCAGCAAATACGATGTACACTTGTACCTTGGTTGTAGCTTTTGTGGCACAAGCAGCAGTCAACCTAAGGGCTCTGTATATACATGTGCTTCATGTTTAACAGCAAATGTCATCTCAATTCCACG AATGAGAACGACATTTGAAGCAGCAGATGCATCTGGAAAATACACTCTAACAGCAGCCACTACCAATTCAGAAAAGCTTGTACAAATGGAGGCATCGAACTTGTATGACATGACTGTGCAG GAACGGGGAAACTACCTTGAGTACATCGAAGACAAAATTCTGAAAACCCATCTGTATGTACAGGTCATCCCCACAACAGCTCTTTCTAGAACACAAAAACTAGAGTGGGTGCTGCAACAA TGTGTGATTGAGTTTCATGCGGATAatggtcggcccaaaggaaggctaTTATTTGGCCAAAATTCAATCATGCTTGTGGTG ATGAATGTTAAAGGTTTGTTTTGCAATGGTGACATTGATGAAACTATTCAGTGCAGACGTGCAGTAACTAGAACCTTGATTCAATAG
- the LOC141647240 gene encoding germin-like protein has translation MALSKIFAHLTLLLISLSLVYATDPTQLQDFCVATNDTNSGIFVNGLFCKNPMEATPEDFLFKGLDVPAPLSSLGSGVKLVSAMNLLGLNTLGISVARLDFAPYGLISPHTHPRATEVFTVLDGTIYVGFVTSNQASGGNKLFTKVLNKGDVFVFPQGLIHFQLNIGKTAAVAFSGLSSQNPGVITVSNAVFGAEPPINVDVLSKAFQLDANVIKMLQSKFSTGN, from the exons ATGGCACTTTCCAAGATCTTTGCACACTTAACCCTTTTGCTCATAAGCTTATCCTTGGTTTATGCCACTGATCCGACCCAGCTTCAAGATTTTTGTGTCGCCACAAACGATACCAATAGCGGAA TATTTGTGAATGGACTCTTTTGCAAGAACCCAATGGAGGCGACACCCGAAGATTTTCTGTTCAAAGGGCTAGACGTTCCGGCCCCATTAAGCAGTCTTGGATCGGGTGTGAAACTAGTGAGCGCAATGAACTTACTCGGACTCAACACTCTCGGCATATCAGTTGCTAGGCTAGACTTCGCGCCATATGGACTAATCTCACCCCACACCCACCCTCGCGCCACTGAGGTGTTCACCGTCTTGGATGGAACCATATATGTTGGTTTCGTCACCTCAAACCAGGCCAGTGGCGGTAATAAGTTGTTCACAAAGGTGCTTAACAAGGGAGACGTGTTTGTGTTCCCACAAGGTTTAATTCACTTTCAACTCAACATTGGTAAGACAGCAGCAGTTGCATTTTCGGGGTTGAGCAGCCAGAATCCCGGTGTGATTACTGTTTCCAACGCGGTCTTTGGTGCTGAGCCTCCCATCAACGTTGATGTTTTATCCAAGGCTTTTCAGCTTGATGCTAATGTCATCAAAATGTTGCAATCCAAGTTCTCCACAGGAAATTAA
- the LOC141645921 gene encoding germin-like protein: MALLKLLISTIACMAILVSMTYATDPNQLQDFCVATSDPTKAVFINGLLCKNPNEATPDDFYFKGLDVPANTNNRLGSGVTLVNPMNLAGLNTLGISVARLDFAPYGLISPHTHPRATEVFTVMEGTIYVGFVTSNQANGGNKLFTKVLNKGDVFVFPQGLIHFQLNIGKTPAVAFSGLSSQNPGVVTIPNAVFGSDPLISVDVLSKAFQLDAGLVKYLQSKFSTGS; this comes from the exons ATGGCACTTCTGAAGCTTTTAATTTCAACAATTGCTTGCATGGCTATACTTGTGTCTATGACATATGCCACCGATCCTAACCAGCTACAAGACTTCTGTGTCGCAACAAGTGATCCCACAAAAGCAG tgttcataaatggactcttATGCAAGAACCCAAATGAAGCAACTCCAGATGATTTTTACTTCAAAGGGTTAGACGTTCCGGCCAACACTAACAATAGGCTTGGATCCGGCGTGACTCTAGTAAACCCAATGAACCTAGCAGGACTAAACACCCTTGGCATATCCGTTGCAAGGCTTGACTTTGCACCATACGGGCTCATTTCACCTCACACTCACCCTCGCGCCACAGAGGTTTTCACCGTCATGGAGGGTACTATCTACGTGGGTTTCGTCACCTCAAACCAGGCCAATGGCGGCAACAAGTTATTCACTAAAGTGCTTAACAAAGGTGACGTGTTTGTTTTCCCACAAGGCCTTATTCATTTCCAGCTAAACATTGGCAAAACCCCTGCAGTTGCCTTCTCAGGATTGAGTAGCCAAAACCCGGGTGTAGTCACTATTCCTAACGCGGTGTTTGGTTCCGACCCACTTATTTCCGTTGATGTTCTTTCCAAGGCGTTCCAGCTTGATGCTGGCCTTGTTAAGTACCTTCAATCCAAGTTCTCCACCGGATCCTAA